From the genome of Notolabrus celidotus isolate fNotCel1 chromosome 5, fNotCel1.pri, whole genome shotgun sequence, one region includes:
- the zar1l gene encoding ZAR1-like protein: MEGFLSTFPPYLALGPAQDCGWAKREGRFMTPQGLNYLELCKAILSQVNPGLPPQFRRANTKECGVQVNAKVDQIVQCSLGPKTLQCLEGDHPPTPSKSPKTPDLFKPDGKAQCFTPPVSNLRFMRPVSIYSPVFDRRILLKKLGEDGGSDGEAEAEEQDPEKEVKTEHCCEDPVKDYKSAFNRSAKGSNFQFLEQRYGFFHCKKCNIRWESAYVWCISGTSKVYYKQLCRKCQVGFNPYRVESILCKGCSQTCCTCEKKQRHINMKRPHRQDLCCRCKGMRLSCDATYSFKYIV, encoded by the exons ATGGAGGGGTTCCTGTCCACGTTCCCGCCGTACCTTGCCCTCGGACCAGCTCAGGACTGCGGCTGGGCAAAGAGAGAGGGCCGCTTCATGACCCCTCAGGGCCTCAACTACCTGGAGCTCTGCAAGGCCATCCTGTCGCAGGTAAACCCGGGTCTGCCTCCTCAGTTCAGGAGGGCCAACACTAAAGAGTGCGGGGTGCAGGTCAACGCCAAAGTGGATCAAATCGTGCAGTGCTCTCTGGGACCCAAAACGCTGCAGTGCCTGGAGGGAGACCATCCTCCTACACCTTCTAAGTCCCCTAAAACCCCGGATCTGTTCAAACCGGACGGGAAGGCGCAGTGCTTCACACCTCCAGTCAGCAACCTGCGCTTCATGAGACCAGTCTCCATCTATTCCCCCGTGTTTGACCGCAGGATCCTCCTGAAGAAGCTCGGGGAGGATGGAGGAAGTGACGgagaggctgaggctgaggagCAAGACCCTGAGAAGGAGGTGAAGACTGAGCACTGCTGCGAGGACCCAGTGAAGGACTACAAGAGTGCTTTCAACAGGTCTGCAAAGGGGTCTAACTTTCAG ttcctGGAGCAGAGGTATGGATTTTTCCACTGCAAGAAATGTAACATCCGGTGGGAGAGTGCTTATGTGTGGTGCATCTCGGGAACCAGTAAG GTGTACTACAAGCAGCTCTGCCGGAAGTGTCAAGTGGGGTTTAACCCCTACAGAGTGGAGTCCATCCTCTGCAAG GGCTGCTCTCAGACTTGCTGCACCTGTGAGAAGAAGCAGAGGCACATCAACATGAAGAGGCCTCACCGCCAGGACCTGTGCTGTCGCTGCAAGGGCATGAGGCTGTCCTGTGACGCCACCTACAGCTTCAAATACATCGTCTGA